The following coding sequences lie in one Phalacrocorax aristotelis chromosome 2, bGulAri2.1, whole genome shotgun sequence genomic window:
- the PEX2 gene encoding peroxisome biogenesis factor 2 — translation MASNIGNEKSVNPVLRISQLDALELNKALEQLVWSQFTSCFHGFKPGVLAHFEPEVKAFLWLILWRFTIYSKNATVGQAILNIQYKNNLSQTEKYQPLSKHQKLWYLIFTVGGRWLEERCYDLFNNHQLQSFCKIKRYINFAAGLLKLCGLLNFLIFLQKGTFATLTERILGIRSVFCKPQSVRQVGFEYMNRELLWHGFAEFLIYLLPLINVQKLKLKISSWCLPIAGLSNNENTLAAHCKECSLCGEWPTMPHTIGCSHVFCYYCIKSNYLFDMYFTCPKCGSEVCSLQPLKYKIEMTELHA, via the coding sequence atgGCCTCCAACATTGGAAATGAAAAGAGTGTGAATCCTGTGCTCAGAATAAGTCAACTTGATGCTCTTGAACTAAACAAAGCCCTGGAACAACTAGTGTGGTCCCAGTTCACCAGCTGTTTTCATGGATTTAAACCAGGGGTGTTGGCTCATTTTGAACCAgaagtaaaagcatttttatggcTCATATTATGGAGATTCACTATCTATTCCAAGAATGCAACTGTGGGGCAGGCTATTCTGAATATTCAATACAAGAATAATTTATCTCAGACAGAGAAATACCAACCTCTGAGCAAACACCAGAAGTTATGGTATCTTATTTTCACTGTTGGTGGAAGATGGTTGGAAGAAAGATGCTACGATTTATTTAACAATCATCAACTGCAatctttctgcaaaattaaGCGTTATATTAACTTTGCAGCTGGACTTCTTAAACTTTGTGGACTTctaaattttctgatttttcttcagaaaggaaCATTTGCAACTCTAACAGAACGCATTTTAGGAATTAGGTCAGTTTTTTGCAAGCCACAAAGCGTTCGTCAGGTAGGATTTGAATACATGAACAGGGAGCTCTTATGGCATGGCTTTGCTGAATTTCTGATCTATCTGCTACCACTTATTAATGTACAGAAACtaaaacttaaaatttcttcttgGTGTTTGCCTATTGCAGGTCTTTCCAATAATGAGAACACATTAGCAGCTCACTGCAAGGAATGTTCGCTATGTGGGGAATGGCCTACTATGCCTCATACCATAGGCTGTTCACATGTTTTTTGTTACTACTGTATTAAAAGTAACTATTTATTTGATATGTATTTTACATGTCCTAAATGTGGCTCAGAGGTATGCAGTCTTCAGCcactgaaatataaaattgaaATGACAGAATTGCATGCCTGA